The Diabrotica virgifera virgifera chromosome 10, PGI_DIABVI_V3a genome has a window encoding:
- the LOC126878565 gene encoding uncharacterized protein LOC126878565 isoform X2, whose product MGVLHTNTPNALLTFSCSAKILKGDRFIGSFQDKARRYKRNFETMYQRSILGQAFISCIIEKFGNDTLTIYFKLTFNRMKLSRNVSNIEKAIKDILITDAISRHSVFKNIRFDPKYITVRQVLSNDIIHQINLNPSLITPSDHMIKGTVPAKTNVVLRSYTNKTSATIAVSTNKPAEPVMKSVPEHTDQIKEHHVPLIQGSFKISKTDADITEKKIEQSTVKFKPEKPTQAFSKKSTFKESSITSALYKMGAVEKVTKQSALPIENTNSVSSTTTSTIIPPTTTVTTNKIMYLPESSAKPVFLLNPFDDAPWIPILPNMSPFTDKPTNYKHNEFLNNPYYLRSTLTPLAEQNQPVYTSFTNLGLSVNFNDAERLGSTSLKSHPIPVNKIPQIEDSTNPTKQDIFSNFNNEKFSQTSYVSYTDSSPLKQVTHSTKNEEVSEFPIMTAKPNSMEFVIIETLQNVPNKKEDSEDKKQQLIKNISSIFRTLASSPDASRLNFSSIQTTSINPKEEEHFSGQGQVEVVVDDVDDLVLHTTKNSLITLLPVKSNSGIGRPIRKRPFQSAEDRMAAENRSFPNQPPQVNFKPVINNKDVKRANDDFKIMGTLNFATEDSLENNNYSDIVRYPKMEVEVPLEKFQSDSIVYGKNETEFNKTHGYNTLTAEEIRKLSEISKITDNSSSVNKAPVISNKGIFSSYTNLNGLKILTKPHMKINLSPIDKTGKGNVSGRL is encoded by the exons CACTTCTTACATTTAGCTGTAGTGCAAAAATCTTGAAAGGAGATAGGTTTATAGGATCTTTCCAGGACAAGGCACGTAGATATAAAAGAAACTTTGAAACCATGTATCAAAGGAGTATATTAGGCCAAGCGTTTATATCTTGTAttatagaaaaatttggaaatGACACATTAACAATATATTTTAAACTAACGTTCAATCGCATGAAATTGTCAAG GAATGTCTCAAATATTGAGAAAGCCATTAAGGATATCCTCATAACAGATGCAATTTCTAGACATTCTGTATTCAAAAATATTCGATTTGATCCAAAATATATAACCGTAAGACAAGTATTGAGTAACGACATCATTCATCAAATAAATCTAAATCCTTCTCTTATTACACCATCTGATCATATGATCAAAGGAACTGTTCCTGCAAAAACTAACGTAGTTTTAAGGTCTTATACTAATAAGACTTCAGCAACAATTGCAGTTTCTACTAATAAACCAGCTGAACCAGTAATGAAATCAGTACCTGAACATACAGATCAAATTAAAGAACACCACGTGCCTTTGATCCAAGGTTCTTTTAAAATAAGTAAAACTGATGCTGATATTACCGAGAAAAAGATTGAGCAATCTACTGTTAAATTCAAACCTGAAAAACCTACACAAGCTTTTAGCAAAAAATCCACTTTTAAAGAATCATCTATTACTAGTGCGTTGTATAAAATGGGAGCTGTAGAAAAAGTTACCAAGCAATCTGCACTGCCTATAGAAAATACAAATTCAGTATCATCGACAACTACAAGTACAATTATACCGCCCACAACAACcgtaacaactaataaaataatGTATCTTCCTGAATCGTCTGCTAAACCTGTATTCTTGTTAAATCCCTTTGACGATGCTCCTTGGATTCCAATTCTACCAAACATGTCACCTTTTACAGATAAACCTACTAATTATAAACACAATGAATTTCTAAACAATCCATATTATTTAAGGTCAACTCTAACACCTTTAGCTGAGCAAAATCAACCTGTTTACACTAGTTTTACCAACTTGGGATTGTCAGTAAACTTTAATGATGCAGAGAGATTGGGATCGACAAGTTTAAAAAGTCATCCTATTCCAGTAAACAAAATACCACAAATTGAAGATTCGACTAATCCAACGAAACAAGACATTTTTTCTAACTTCAATAATGAAAAATTTAGTCAAACGTCGTATGTAAGTTATACAGACTCATCTCCGCTAAAACAAGTCACTCATAGCACTAAAAATGAGGAAGTTAGCGAATTTCCTATAATGACAGCTAAACCAAACTCCATGGAATTTGTTATAATCGAAACTCTTCAGAATGTTCCCAACAAAAAGGAAGACTCGGAAGATAAGAAAcaacaattaattaaaaatatatcttCTATATTTCGTACCTTAGCATCTTCACCAGATGCCTCTAGATTAAATTTTTCTTCCATACAGACTACTTCTATTAACcctaaagaagaagaacatttttCGGGTCAAGGACAAGTAGAAGTTGTAGTGGATGATGTTGATGATTTAGTGCTGCACACGACAAAAAATTCACTGATAACTTTACTTCCTGTTAAGTCTAATTCAGGTATTGGGAGACCAATACGAAAAAGACCATTTCAATCTGCAGAGGACAGAATGGCCGCGGAAAACAGGAGTTTTCCTAACCAGCCCCCACAAGTAAATTTTAAGCCAGTAATAAATAACAAGGATGTGAAACGAGCTAATGATGATTTTAAAATAATGGGCACATTAAATTTTGCTACTGAAGATTCTCtagaaaataataattactcTGACATTGTAAGGTATCCTAAAATGGAAGTAGAAGTGCCCTTAGAAAAGTTTCAATCTGATTCAATTGTTTATGGTAAAAACGAGACTGAATTCAATAAAACTCATGGTTATAATACTCTAACAGCAGAAGAAATTAGGAAATTATCAGAGATTAGCAAAATTACAGATAATTCAAGTTCTGTAAATAAAGCACCTGTAATTTCTAACAAAGGCATATTTTCAAGTTACACCAATCTCAACGGACTTAAAATACTAACTAAACCTCACATGAAGATCAATTTATCCCCCATCGACAAAACTGGAAAAGGAAATGTCTCAG GTCGTCTATAA